In Gemmata obscuriglobus, a single genomic region encodes these proteins:
- a CDS encoding redoxin family protein has translation MRLTALVLTLATACTVAADDALPAPRAQKGADADPKEAPKLRLPGEAGVSRLIPDVPFTDLAGKAGKLSDFKQSKLLVVAFTNTTCPLCKKYTPVLQRLEKEFAPKGVSFLFVNPTRGDKPDATTFAGRYAHDTDGTLTAALGATSTTEVFVLDAARTVQYRGAVSDQYGLGYALDAPRANYLATALNDLLADKRPVVQATTAPGCELAPDRAKAPAVALTYHARVERIVQANCAECHRKGGVGPFVLDTYDAVVANKGMIRKVVDKGTMPPWFAAPPKKGEHSPFANDRTLTEGDKRDLLAWLAGDLKKGDPADAPLPRKDESGWGLGKPDAVFQLPKPVAIKAEGTMPYQVVSVPTEFDEDKWVQALEVQPGAREVVHHVLVFALPKGQRIGGEAQGFFAAYVPGSTALVYPEGYAKKLPKGANLVFQLHYTPNGTATTDRTRIGLVFANTAPRYEVRVTGIANPAFTIPAGAENHRVNASIPYVPFDAHVLALFPHAHLRGKAARYELRAGGKTTTLLDVPHYDFNWQLQYRFAEPVPVPKGSVLTYTAWYDNSDKNPANPDATRPVRWGPQTADEMHLGYVEFVVAPGAPAGGLLNLRPGAAADFKFPKDGIVIPDQFKERFKRFDTNDDGKLDEKEFNALPEAVKAVVIGYVQRTAP, from the coding sequence ATGCGACTGACCGCCTTGGTCCTCACGCTCGCCACCGCCTGCACGGTCGCGGCCGATGACGCCCTGCCCGCGCCGCGTGCCCAAAAGGGTGCGGACGCCGACCCGAAAGAGGCGCCGAAGCTCCGCCTCCCGGGCGAAGCCGGGGTGAGCCGGTTGATCCCGGACGTGCCCTTCACCGACCTCGCGGGCAAGGCGGGCAAGCTGTCGGACTTCAAGCAAAGCAAGCTGCTCGTGGTGGCGTTCACCAACACCACTTGCCCCCTGTGCAAGAAGTACACGCCGGTCCTTCAGCGGCTCGAAAAGGAGTTCGCACCGAAGGGCGTGAGCTTCCTGTTCGTGAACCCGACGAGGGGCGACAAGCCGGACGCCACGACCTTCGCCGGGCGCTACGCCCACGACACCGACGGGACGCTGACCGCCGCGCTCGGCGCGACCAGCACCACCGAAGTGTTCGTTCTCGACGCGGCGCGAACGGTCCAGTACCGCGGCGCGGTCAGCGACCAGTACGGGCTCGGGTACGCCCTCGACGCGCCCCGCGCGAACTACCTCGCCACCGCGCTGAACGACCTCCTCGCCGACAAGCGGCCCGTCGTTCAGGCCACCACCGCGCCGGGGTGCGAGCTGGCCCCCGACCGCGCCAAGGCGCCCGCGGTGGCGCTCACGTACCACGCCCGGGTCGAGCGCATCGTGCAGGCGAACTGCGCCGAGTGCCACCGCAAGGGCGGCGTCGGCCCGTTCGTGCTCGACACCTACGACGCGGTCGTCGCGAACAAGGGGATGATCCGCAAGGTGGTGGACAAGGGGACGATGCCGCCGTGGTTCGCGGCCCCGCCAAAAAAGGGCGAGCACTCGCCGTTCGCCAACGACCGCACGCTGACCGAGGGCGACAAGCGCGACCTGCTCGCGTGGCTCGCGGGCGACCTGAAGAAGGGAGACCCGGCCGACGCCCCGCTCCCGCGGAAGGACGAGAGCGGGTGGGGGCTCGGCAAACCGGACGCGGTGTTCCAACTGCCCAAGCCGGTCGCGATCAAGGCCGAAGGGACGATGCCGTACCAGGTGGTGAGCGTTCCAACGGAGTTCGACGAGGACAAGTGGGTGCAGGCCCTGGAGGTGCAGCCGGGGGCGCGCGAGGTCGTCCACCACGTCCTCGTGTTCGCGCTGCCGAAGGGCCAGCGGATCGGCGGCGAGGCGCAGGGGTTCTTCGCGGCCTATGTGCCCGGCAGCACCGCGCTGGTGTACCCGGAGGGGTACGCGAAGAAGCTCCCGAAGGGCGCGAACCTGGTGTTCCAGCTGCACTACACCCCGAACGGCACGGCCACCACCGACCGCACCCGCATCGGGCTGGTGTTCGCGAACACGGCCCCGCGGTACGAGGTGCGGGTGACGGGCATCGCGAACCCGGCGTTCACGATCCCGGCCGGGGCCGAGAACCACCGCGTGAACGCTAGCATCCCGTACGTGCCGTTCGACGCCCACGTCCTGGCGCTGTTCCCGCACGCCCACCTGCGCGGCAAGGCGGCCCGGTACGAGCTGAGGGCCGGCGGCAAGACGACCACCCTGCTCGACGTGCCGCACTACGACTTCAACTGGCAGTTGCAGTACCGGTTCGCCGAGCCGGTGCCGGTGCCCAAAGGGAGCGTGCTGACGTACACGGCGTGGTACGACAACAGCGACAAGAACCCCGCCAACCCGGACGCCACCAGGCCCGTGCGGTGGGGGCCGCAGACCGCCGACGAGATGCACCTGGGGTACGTCGAGTTCGTGGTCGCCCCGGGCGCCCCGGCGGGCGGGTTACTCAACCTGCGCCCCGGCGCCGCGGCCGACTTCAAGTTTCCGAAGGACGGGATCGTGATCCCCGACCAGTTCAAGGAGCGCTTCAAGCGGTTCGACACCAACGACGACGGCAAGCTCGACGAAAAGGAGTTCAACGCCCTGCCCGAAGCCGTGAAGGCGGTCGTCATCGGGTACGTCCAGCGCACCGCGCCGTGA
- the ribA gene encoding GTP cyclohydrolase II yields the protein MPRSAEGFCTIDVALDELRAGRMVVLVDDEHRENEGDVVMAAEAMTPAAINFMIRHACGRLCVSFSRPQAERVGLELLPGVNLDPTATPFTHNFDARYGITTGISAFDRCRTVQVCADPNSGPQDLVRDKGHVDGLIAKPGGVLVRAGHTEGSVDLCRLAGMREVAVICEILNEDGSMARLPDLREFCVKHELKMCTIADLIEYRRRKERLISRAIALKLPTEFGVFDLFAYTSMVDQEPHLALTLGGIGVQTEAEPGAPPQISVQTEPVLVRMHSECLTGDALHSTKCDCGPQLQYAMRQLAAAGRGVIVYMRQEGRGIGLLNKLKAYKLQQEEGLDTVEANTRLGFAPDLRHFGIGAQILHDLGVRDIRLLTNNPRKVIGLEGYGLRIVERVPIQLPPGEHNRGYLQTKKEKLGHLLDELEQNEGA from the coding sequence ATGCCGCGCTCGGCCGAAGGCTTCTGCACCATTGATGTCGCACTCGACGAGCTGCGCGCCGGCCGGATGGTGGTGCTCGTGGACGACGAGCACCGCGAGAACGAGGGCGACGTGGTGATGGCGGCCGAGGCGATGACGCCCGCCGCCATCAACTTCATGATCCGCCACGCCTGCGGCCGGCTGTGCGTGTCCTTCTCGCGCCCACAGGCCGAGCGGGTCGGGCTCGAACTCCTTCCCGGGGTGAACCTCGACCCCACCGCCACCCCCTTCACGCACAACTTCGACGCCCGCTACGGCATCACCACCGGCATCTCCGCGTTCGACCGGTGCCGCACCGTCCAGGTGTGCGCCGACCCCAACTCGGGGCCGCAGGACCTCGTGCGCGACAAGGGGCACGTGGACGGCCTTATCGCCAAGCCCGGCGGCGTGCTGGTCCGCGCCGGGCACACGGAGGGGAGCGTGGACCTGTGCCGGCTCGCGGGCATGCGCGAGGTGGCGGTGATCTGCGAGATCCTGAACGAGGACGGGAGCATGGCCCGGCTCCCGGACCTGCGCGAGTTCTGCGTCAAGCACGAACTCAAGATGTGTACCATCGCCGACCTGATCGAGTACCGCCGCCGCAAGGAGCGCCTCATCAGCCGGGCGATCGCGCTGAAGCTGCCCACCGAGTTCGGCGTGTTCGACCTGTTCGCGTACACGTCGATGGTGGACCAGGAGCCGCACCTGGCCCTGACGCTCGGCGGGATCGGGGTGCAGACCGAGGCGGAGCCCGGCGCGCCCCCCCAGATCTCCGTGCAAACGGAGCCCGTGCTGGTGCGGATGCACAGCGAGTGCCTGACCGGCGACGCGCTGCACTCGACCAAGTGTGACTGCGGGCCGCAGTTGCAGTACGCGATGCGGCAGCTCGCCGCGGCCGGGCGCGGGGTGATCGTGTACATGCGGCAGGAGGGCCGCGGGATCGGGCTGCTGAACAAGTTGAAGGCCTACAAACTCCAGCAGGAAGAGGGCCTGGACACCGTGGAGGCGAACACGCGGCTCGGGTTCGCCCCGGACCTGCGGCACTTCGGCATCGGCGCCCAGATCCTGCACGACCTGGGCGTCCGTGACATCCGCCTGTTGACGAACAACCCGCGGAAGGTGATCGGCCTGGAGGGCTACGGGCTGCGGATCGTGGAGCGCGTGCCGATCCAGCTCCCGCCCGGCGAGCACAACCGCGGGTACTTGCAAACGAAGAAAGAAAAGCTCGGGCACCTGCTCGACGAGTTGGAGCAGAACGAGGGGGCGTGA
- a CDS encoding RNA polymerase sigma factor: MKPHSIHAAVRRLADAHPRLNENTDAELLGRFLDARDQAAFAELVARHGPAVLAVCRSVLSDPNDADDAAQATFLVLVRRAAAVRDRAALGAWLCRVAWRTANRLRTDNVRRSGRNAGVDPDSTPANEPGTDGLALAAVLDEIGKLPEVYRIAVLTCYAAGTPTAEAARQLGWPKGTLLTRLAWARKRLGARLSQRGVTLAGGLAAVFTGRVTPHAAARLAGRITPAAAALAAGEPVDNGLVSERVLPLTNGVVRAMIGTKFKAAIGIGLLAAVLLGLGLGRSTVGTAEANAGDTKKPLAADKTERADRGVPAKTDEQPSNAAATNAPAKELVVRRPLGSYTRELKPFGHVTLTFTEDRLHVQADGSSEGHALTVSADADFCVNRESTVYGVITGVDFGVTGPEADKSRFALAPISAVATDLPFSFRVRVEDDAITIKDIKAGPFGTPLFMEALRGKQDEDDELLWLTSVVCGKYKSGPHPDRTTPPVPQSKKK, translated from the coding sequence ATGAAACCGCACAGCATTCACGCCGCGGTCCGTCGGCTCGCGGACGCGCACCCGCGTCTCAACGAGAACACCGACGCGGAACTGCTCGGCCGGTTTCTCGACGCCCGCGATCAGGCCGCGTTTGCTGAACTGGTCGCGCGGCACGGACCGGCGGTGCTCGCGGTGTGCCGCTCGGTGCTGAGCGACCCGAACGACGCCGACGACGCGGCCCAGGCCACGTTCCTGGTGCTCGTCCGGCGGGCCGCGGCCGTGCGCGACCGCGCCGCACTGGGCGCGTGGCTGTGCCGGGTCGCGTGGCGCACCGCCAACCGGCTCCGCACCGACAACGTGCGCCGCAGTGGCCGGAACGCCGGGGTCGATCCCGATTCGACCCCGGCCAACGAACCGGGGACCGACGGGCTGGCACTGGCGGCGGTTTTGGACGAGATCGGCAAGCTGCCCGAGGTGTACCGCATCGCGGTGCTGACGTGCTACGCGGCCGGTACACCGACCGCCGAAGCGGCCCGACAGCTCGGGTGGCCGAAAGGCACACTGCTGACGCGCCTTGCGTGGGCGCGGAAGCGGCTCGGCGCTCGGCTCAGCCAGCGGGGCGTCACCCTCGCGGGCGGGCTCGCCGCGGTGTTCACGGGGCGCGTCACGCCGCACGCCGCGGCACGGCTCGCGGGTCGAATCACGCCGGCCGCGGCGGCACTCGCCGCCGGCGAGCCGGTGGACAACGGACTGGTGTCGGAACGGGTTCTACCTCTCACGAACGGAGTGGTGCGAGCGATGATCGGAACCAAATTCAAAGCGGCCATCGGGATCGGACTCCTGGCGGCCGTGCTGCTCGGTCTGGGGCTCGGCCGCTCGACGGTCGGCACGGCCGAGGCGAACGCGGGCGACACCAAGAAACCGCTTGCGGCCGACAAGACGGAGCGGGCCGACCGCGGCGTCCCTGCGAAGACGGACGAGCAGCCGTCGAACGCCGCAGCGACGAACGCCCCGGCCAAGGAACTGGTGGTGCGCCGGCCGCTCGGGAGCTACACACGCGAGCTGAAGCCCTTCGGGCACGTCACGCTCACGTTCACGGAGGACCGGTTGCACGTTCAAGCCGATGGGAGCAGTGAAGGGCACGCGCTGACGGTCTCTGCGGACGCAGACTTCTGCGTCAACCGCGAGAGCACCGTGTACGGGGTGATCACGGGAGTGGACTTCGGCGTGACGGGCCCCGAGGCCGATAAGTCAAGGTTTGCGTTGGCGCCCATCAGTGCGGTTGCAACCGACCTGCCGTTCTCGTTCCGAGTGCGGGTCGAGGACGATGCGATCACGATCAAAGACATTAAGGCCGGCCCGTTCGGAACGCCGCTGTTCATGGAGGCGCTCCGAGGCAAACAAGACGAGGACGATGAACTGCTCTGGCTAACGTCCGTGGTGTGCGGGAAGTACAAGTCGGGCCCGCACCCGGACCGCACCACCCCGCCGGTTCCGCAATCGAAGAAGAAGTGA
- a CDS encoding RNA polymerase sigma factor: MDQPTPPTDVRTRIDAIYRAEGRRVFASLVRLVRDFDLAEEALHEAFAAAVEKWGADGMPDNPRAWLVSTGRFKVIDALRRRGHLTALHPELTQRAAEVAAANAVRASEDIEDDRLRLVFACCHPALDRSVQVPLTLREVCGLTTEEIAAAFLTAPATMAQRLVRGKAKIRDAGIPITVPEADQLADRLGAMLAVVYLVFNEGYAATSGAALTRPDLSGEAVRLGRLVTELLPDPEAVGLLALMLLQESRRPARATPEGDVVLLADQDRSLWNAALIAEGLELVGRALNSGRAGPYTLQAAIAAAHARARTPEATDWNHITRLYDALRAAHPSPVVELNRAVAVAMRDGPAAGLALIDAILAQGALGTYHLAHAARADLLRRLGDRVAARAAYERALALVRQEPERRFLMSRLAQLERF, encoded by the coding sequence ATGGACCAACCAACCCCACCGACCGACGTCCGCACGCGGATCGACGCCATTTACCGCGCCGAGGGCCGGCGCGTGTTCGCCTCGCTGGTCCGACTGGTCCGGGACTTCGATCTGGCCGAAGAGGCGCTGCACGAAGCGTTCGCGGCGGCCGTCGAGAAGTGGGGCGCGGACGGAATGCCCGATAACCCGCGGGCGTGGCTCGTTTCGACCGGCCGGTTCAAGGTGATCGACGCGCTGCGCCGGCGCGGGCACCTCACCGCCCTTCACCCCGAGTTGACCCAGCGAGCGGCAGAAGTCGCCGCCGCCAACGCGGTTCGAGCCAGCGAGGACATCGAAGACGACCGGTTGCGGCTCGTGTTCGCCTGCTGTCACCCGGCCCTCGACCGGAGCGTTCAAGTGCCGCTCACGCTGCGCGAGGTGTGCGGGCTGACCACCGAGGAGATCGCCGCCGCGTTCCTGACCGCGCCCGCGACTATGGCGCAGCGGCTGGTGCGCGGCAAGGCCAAGATCCGCGACGCCGGCATCCCCATCACGGTCCCCGAAGCGGACCAACTCGCGGACCGCCTCGGCGCCATGTTGGCGGTCGTGTATCTGGTGTTCAACGAAGGGTACGCCGCCACATCCGGCGCCGCGCTCACCCGCCCGGACCTGTCCGGCGAGGCGGTTCGGCTCGGCCGGCTCGTCACCGAACTGCTCCCCGATCCCGAGGCCGTCGGCCTGCTCGCGCTCATGCTCCTTCAGGAGTCGCGCCGCCCTGCGCGGGCGACGCCGGAGGGGGATGTCGTTCTTCTGGCCGATCAGGACCGATCACTCTGGAACGCTGCCCTCATCGCCGAGGGGTTGGAGTTGGTCGGTCGGGCGCTGAACAGCGGCCGCGCCGGGCCGTACACGCTTCAGGCCGCGATCGCTGCGGCGCACGCCCGCGCGCGGACGCCCGAAGCGACCGACTGGAACCACATCACGCGGCTCTACGACGCCCTCCGTGCGGCCCACCCGTCGCCGGTGGTGGAACTGAACCGGGCCGTTGCGGTTGCGATGCGTGACGGCCCGGCGGCCGGGCTCGCGCTGATCGATGCCATCCTCGCACAGGGCGCACTCGGCACATACCACCTGGCCCATGCCGCCCGCGCAGACTTGCTCCGCCGGCTCGGCGACCGAGTCGCCGCGCGGGCCGCCTACGAGCGCGCCCTGGCGCTCGTGCGTCAGGAACCCGAGCGCCGGTTCCTGATGAGCCGGCTGGCGCAGCTCGAACGGTTCTGA
- a CDS encoding YciI family protein, with protein MKYMLLVYGAEDAWTDAERTACVKASLVLCDELAAQGRYLDAAPLQPAATAVTVRVRGGDVLVTDGPFAETTEQLGGYFVLDLPDLDEAIAVASRLPGIARSTVEIRPLLALDGLPPSQPAAAATGTGRAPFMLLSHDDEAAWRAAGPEAMTAAMSEAAALCRELSAAGAYLSASPLHPSDTATCVRVRDGRRTVTDGPFTEAREVLGGYYLVLAESASDAAAIAARHPGLRFGTVEVRPVVDLSSLRNSM; from the coding sequence ATGAAGTACATGCTGCTCGTGTACGGAGCCGAGGACGCCTGGACCGACGCCGAGCGGACGGCCTGCGTCAAAGCGTCACTCGTACTGTGTGACGAACTCGCCGCCCAAGGACGATATCTTGATGCCGCGCCGCTGCAACCGGCCGCGACGGCCGTTACGGTGCGGGTCCGCGGCGGCGACGTGCTCGTCACCGACGGCCCGTTCGCGGAAACCACCGAGCAACTCGGCGGCTACTTCGTGCTCGATCTTCCCGACCTGGATGAGGCGATTGCGGTCGCGTCCCGGTTACCCGGGATCGCCCGCAGCACGGTCGAAATACGCCCGTTGCTCGCGCTCGACGGGCTCCCGCCCTCACAACCGGCCGCGGCGGCGACCGGAACGGGACGCGCGCCGTTCATGCTGCTCAGCCACGACGACGAAGCCGCGTGGCGCGCGGCCGGTCCCGAAGCCATGACCGCCGCGATGAGTGAAGCGGCGGCGCTGTGCCGGGAACTGAGTGCCGCGGGCGCGTACCTGAGTGCGTCGCCGCTCCACCCGTCGGACACGGCGACGTGCGTGCGGGTGCGCGACGGCCGGCGCACCGTCACCGACGGCCCGTTCACCGAAGCGCGCGAGGTGCTCGGCGGATACTACCTGGTGCTGGCCGAATCCGCGTCGGATGCCGCGGCCATCGCCGCCCGGCACCCGGGCCTGCGTTTCGGGACGGTTGAAGTGCGCCCGGTGGTTGACCTGTCGAGTCTGCGAAACAGCATGTGA
- a CDS encoding mandelate racemase/muconate lactonizing enzyme family protein, translating to MGARSDVLHWTGGPSVPRVAAVGRSRFEAETSYRQRGVCVCLACTTRDDPAYWLLSARTDGERVMRIAGALTLARPARKTSPMKITRLSTDRLRVPFGKPSRVSLTDPKPAAPDAVELVLVHLETDAGVSGLGFTYLLGAGAAALRSLIDTELAPIVLNEDPRDTDRLFARAEARFRAAGFGGLAARAYSAIDTALWDAKAKAANVPLAKLLGNAKPGAAFVVSDAATVGRDPAEALKALKPHLKHGAMGVRIEIGGGDVQADAERVREIQGGLGENGWVAVTAECRFDLSTALALTHFFEDVGVDVFEDPIPTADAPGYEKLARIAEVPIAVGSTFDTREAFFQVIRAGTVRTVRPDVCRLGGITPLLKVAAVAEAYHVAVSPVRMTEVGVHLACGLASVPHVDCVSWFRDVFTGGPGFEAGKMVPHAVPGLGLTLNEESAAKYRA from the coding sequence GTGGGTGCGCGCTCCGACGTGCTGCACTGGACCGGCGGTCCGTCGGTGCCCCGGGTAGCCGCCGTGGGCCGATCCCGGTTCGAGGCCGAGACCTCGTATCGGCAACGGGGCGTGTGCGTGTGCCTGGCCTGTACCACCCGCGACGACCCGGCGTACTGGTTGCTCAGCGCCCGCACAGACGGCGAGCGCGTTATGCGAATCGCGGGCGCGCTCACGCTCGCGCGTCCGGCTCGTAAAACGAGCCCCATGAAAATCACCCGCCTCTCCACTGACCGCCTGCGCGTTCCGTTCGGGAAACCGTCCCGGGTCTCGCTCACCGACCCGAAGCCGGCCGCGCCCGACGCGGTCGAACTCGTCCTCGTTCACCTCGAAACCGACGCCGGCGTCAGCGGGCTGGGGTTCACCTACCTGCTCGGCGCGGGTGCCGCGGCGCTGCGGTCGCTGATCGACACCGAACTGGCGCCGATCGTACTCAACGAGGACCCGCGCGACACGGACCGCCTCTTCGCCCGCGCCGAAGCGCGGTTCCGGGCCGCCGGGTTCGGCGGGCTCGCGGCGCGGGCGTACTCCGCGATCGACACCGCCCTCTGGGACGCGAAGGCCAAGGCCGCCAACGTTCCGCTGGCGAAACTGCTGGGCAACGCGAAGCCGGGGGCGGCGTTCGTGGTGTCCGACGCCGCAACGGTCGGGCGCGACCCGGCCGAGGCGCTGAAGGCGCTCAAGCCGCACCTGAAGCACGGCGCGATGGGCGTGCGCATCGAGATCGGCGGCGGCGACGTGCAGGCCGACGCCGAGCGGGTGCGCGAGATCCAGGGCGGCCTGGGCGAAAACGGCTGGGTTGCCGTGACCGCCGAGTGCCGGTTCGACCTGAGCACCGCGCTGGCGCTCACGCACTTCTTCGAGGACGTGGGCGTCGACGTGTTCGAGGACCCCATCCCGACCGCCGACGCGCCCGGCTACGAGAAGCTCGCCCGGATCGCGGAAGTGCCCATCGCGGTCGGCTCGACGTTCGACACCCGCGAGGCGTTCTTCCAGGTGATCCGCGCGGGCACCGTGCGGACCGTTCGCCCGGACGTGTGTCGGCTCGGCGGCATCACCCCGCTGCTGAAGGTGGCGGCGGTGGCGGAGGCGTACCACGTCGCGGTGTCGCCGGTGCGGATGACCGAGGTGGGCGTTCACCTGGCGTGCGGGCTGGCGTCGGTGCCGCACGTGGACTGCGTGTCGTGGTTCCGCGACGTGTTCACCGGCGGCCCCGGCTTCGAGGCCGGGAAGATGGTCCCGCACGCCGTCCCGGGCCTGGGGCTCACGCTCAACGAAGAGTCCGCGGCCAAATACCGCGCGTGA
- a CDS encoding YceK/YidQ family lipoprotein: protein MMRRFVAVLLMLPLLTLASGCGTFCNTVWWIPSEGGQRVYGGVRAEAGEVKRLAVSPSPHETAWDRFRVASLLVLDLPLSAVGDTLTLPYVLWLGRSASIRPAPDQPTPPDKSPVPASSK, encoded by the coding sequence ATGATGCGAAGGTTCGTCGCTGTTCTCCTCATGCTGCCCCTCCTGACGCTGGCGAGCGGTTGCGGCACGTTTTGCAACACCGTCTGGTGGATACCGAGCGAGGGAGGGCAGCGTGTCTACGGCGGGGTGAGGGCCGAAGCGGGTGAGGTGAAGAGATTGGCGGTCAGCCCTTCGCCCCACGAAACCGCTTGGGACCGCTTCCGAGTTGCCAGCCTCCTTGTTCTTGACCTGCCCTTATCTGCTGTTGGGGATACCCTAACGCTTCCCTACGTCCTCTGGTTGGGGCGGTCCGCAAGCATCCGACCTGCACCAGATCAGCCCACCCCGCCTGACAAGTCGCCCGTCCCTGCCAGCAGCAAGTGA
- a CDS encoding 3-keto-disaccharide hydrolase — MRLILSALLLALSTAATAAEKPVPLFNGKDLTGWEGDTEKTWKVEDGAITAGSLDAVVPRNEFLCTTKTYEDFELKVTFKLTGDKAKANAGVQFRTKRIPKHHEVIGYQADVGQDYWGALYDESRRNKILAKPAKDVIEKLVKHDDWNEYVVRCEGPRIKLWLNGTLTVDYTEEDTKIERSGVIALQIHGGAKAKVYYKNIAIEELPAKK, encoded by the coding sequence ATGCGGCTCATCCTCTCCGCGCTGCTTCTTGCACTCTCGACCGCGGCCACTGCGGCCGAGAAGCCCGTTCCTCTCTTCAACGGCAAGGATCTCACCGGCTGGGAGGGCGACACCGAGAAGACCTGGAAGGTCGAGGACGGGGCCATCACGGCCGGGTCGCTCGACGCCGTCGTGCCGCGGAACGAGTTCCTTTGCACCACCAAGACCTACGAGGACTTCGAGCTCAAGGTGACGTTCAAGCTGACCGGCGACAAGGCGAAGGCGAACGCCGGCGTGCAGTTCCGCACGAAACGCATCCCGAAGCACCACGAGGTCATCGGCTACCAGGCGGATGTGGGGCAGGACTACTGGGGCGCCCTCTACGACGAGAGCCGCCGCAACAAGATCCTCGCCAAGCCCGCCAAGGACGTGATCGAAAAGCTGGTGAAGCACGACGACTGGAACGAGTACGTCGTCCGCTGTGAGGGGCCGCGGATCAAGCTGTGGCTGAACGGCACGCTCACCGTCGATTACACCGAGGAGGACACGAAGATCGAACGTTCGGGCGTGATCGCGTTACAGATCCACGGCGGCGCGAAAGCGAAGGTGTATTACAAGAACATCGCCATCGAAGAGCTGCCCGCGAAGAAGTGA
- a CDS encoding ABC transporter permease, whose protein sequence is MASLKLFLQAAQARTYPRVAWLFRNNSWMIQETILPVLAVSAFAYAYRAMQAPPEYTGVLVLGAAMTTFWLNVLWGLGAQLYWERDSGNLELYVMSPAPMTAILTGMALGGMITTTIRAAAITTAGVLLFDVPLQPSSWWLLAAGLLITLAALYGLGMMFASLFLLWGREAWHLISLLQEPIYLMSGTNFPVNVLPRAVALVASLIPLTLGMDAMRQVLFHTPGLFDVWAELSVLAVLACVFISVARIGLRYIERKAREGGKLTVRWQ, encoded by the coding sequence ATGGCCTCGCTCAAGCTGTTTCTGCAAGCCGCGCAGGCCCGGACCTACCCCCGGGTGGCGTGGCTGTTCCGCAACAACTCGTGGATGATCCAGGAGACGATACTGCCGGTGCTGGCGGTGTCCGCGTTCGCCTACGCGTACCGCGCGATGCAGGCGCCGCCGGAGTACACCGGCGTCTTGGTCCTCGGCGCCGCCATGACCACCTTCTGGCTCAACGTGCTGTGGGGGCTCGGGGCGCAACTCTACTGGGAGCGCGACTCCGGGAACCTCGAACTGTACGTCATGTCGCCGGCCCCGATGACTGCGATCCTCACCGGCATGGCGCTCGGCGGGATGATTACCACCACCATACGGGCGGCGGCCATCACCACCGCCGGGGTGCTGCTCTTCGACGTGCCGCTCCAGCCGTCGAGCTGGTGGCTGCTGGCCGCGGGGCTGCTGATAACGCTGGCGGCGCTGTACGGGCTCGGGATGATGTTCGCGTCGCTGTTCCTGCTGTGGGGCCGGGAGGCGTGGCACCTCATCAGCCTGTTGCAGGAGCCGATTTACTTGATGAGCGGGACCAACTTCCCGGTGAACGTGCTGCCCCGCGCGGTCGCGCTGGTCGCGAGCCTGATCCCGCTCACGCTGGGCATGGACGCGATGCGCCAGGTGCTGTTCCACACGCCGGGGCTGTTCGACGTGTGGGCGGAGCTGAGCGTGCTGGCGGTCCTGGCGTGCGTGTTCATCTCCGTGGCCCGGATCGGGCTCCGGTACATCGAGCGCAAGGCCCGCGAGGGGGGCAAGCTCACGGTCCGGTGGCAGTGA